CAACTGACCGGCACCGGATCTGAACTGGCTAGCTTAAGCAAACTCACCTTCACCTTTGCAGGCAAAACCTTCGATGAAACCTTCGATTCACTGGCAGGTGTTGGTTTTGAAGAGGGTCAGTTCGCAGGGCTGAACTACCAGGCCGATGATGCCGCTGTCTCCGGTCTGCAGGCCAGCATCTTTGGTCCTGACTTCTTCTATGCGATTTCCTCTGCGTCTGGCAACACCCCTGATCCAACCCCTGATTCCGGTATTGGCAACGTTACCTACGAGAAAGTTCCCGAACCCGGTACTGTTCTGGGTCTAAGCGCTCTAGGCCTGGGCCTGCTGTTGAATCGGTCCCGTTCCAAGCGCTCTGCGTAGTTTCCTCTTTAAGTTCATGATTACGTCGGGACAATCCTGGATTGTCCCGACGTTTTTTTAAGCGCCTACGGATTCCTTGGCAGCGTACATGACCTCGATCGTAATCTGGCTCAAGTCACGCTCCCGGGCAAACTTCTCGGTATTGCGCTTCACCTTGCCCCGGACAAATCCGGGAATCTTATTCAGCTCAGCCTGAGCTTCCTTAGTCCAGGACAGATCAGAGTCGGCACTGATGCCTTTGTGAATCACTTCCTTGGTATCGTGCCCGCCAAAGATCTCCAACAAGTGATCCTCCATCCCCAAGGTGAAGGAGTTATAGACCAGATCCGCGATTTGATTCGTCCCTTCATAACCCAGAAAAGGCTTGTACCCGATCGGGAAATTTTGAATATGCACCGGTGCGGCAATCACACCGCAGGGAATATCCAGGCGCTTGCCAACATGGCGTTCCATCTGGGTACCAAAGATGGCAGAGGGTTCCACCCGGGCGATCGCATCCCCGATGAGGCCGTGGTCATCGGTCACAATCACCTCATCACAGTATTCACCCACCTGCTCCCGGAACCAGTCTGCATCGTACTTGCAATAGGTGCCAGCCCAGACCACATGAATCCCCATTTCTCGACTGAGGATTTTCGTCATAGCCGCTGAGTGGGTGCTGTCCCCAAAGACCACCGCTTTCTTGCCCGTCAGGTTCTGGCAGTCGATCGAGCGGGAAAACCAGGCGGCCTGAGACACATAGAGCGTCTGCTCATTGATGTAGTCTTCATAATCCACAGCAGCACCCTGAGCATTGATCACCTGTTGAATCTTGCGAATGCAACGGGCCGTCTCCACCACCCCCATCGGCGTGATATCGATATAGGGGGTGCCAAATTGCGTTTCCAGATACTGGGCGGCCATGAGCCCAATTTCCCGATAGGGTACCAGATTGAACCAGGCTTGGGGCATGGTCTTCAGATTATGAACCGAGGCTCCTTCCGGAATCACCTGGTTAACTTCAATCCCCAGATCCGCCATCAGACGCTTCAGTTCAGTGCAATCGTGATGGTTATGGAAGCCCAGGGTCGAGATGCCAATGATATTGACTGAAGGCTTTTCGGTTTTGCCCTGGGGCAGATCCCCTTTTTTGCGGGCCTTTTCAATGTAGTACTGAACAATTTGCTGGAGGGTGCGATCGGCAGCCTGCAGTTCGTTAACCCGGTAGTGGTTCACATCCGCCAGCATGACATCGCCTTTGGACTCCACCTGGGCTCGGTCCACGAAGTTCTGCAAATCTTCCTGCAAGATACTGGAAGTACAGGTTGGGGTCAGCACAATCAGGTCGGGATGTTCTTCAGCATCCTTGCGGGTGATATTGTCCACCACCTTTTCTTGAGAGCCACGAGCCAAGACATGGCGATCGACCACACTGGCTGTCACGGGGGTAAAGTCCCGCTCCCGCTCCAGCATCGATCGCATGACATTGAAGTAATCATCCCCCAGTGGCGCATGCATGATGGCATGGACATTCTTAAAGGAACTGGCGATGCGAAGGGTGCCGATGTGAGCCGGACCTGCATACATCCAATAAGCCAGTTTCATAACTCTATCTCCCCTATATTGATTTTTGAGTCTTCAACCCAGTTCAGAGGCTGAGCCGAGCAGTATCCATAGCAATGACTTCCGAATTTTCTCAGAGATGGGCAGTGGACGATCGCAGTACCAAATCAGAGCAATACAAGCAAAAAACATACTCAGCAAGAGTTACAGGCTTTTTAGGTCAGGAGAATATTTAAACAATTTCAATCTTTCTTAACTCTTGTTAGCTGATCGCAATCCATTGCATAGAGGGTTTTCTAGGGGTTTCTCCTCATTTATTATCCTGGAAGTAAAGATATAGTCTGATTGAATTGACATCTCCCTGATGGCAATTCTGGGTTGGATTACGATCTCACCGTTAATCAGGAAGCAGCCTATGCTAGATCATTTACCATTGCCGCGTCAGCTCCGCCAAAAAGTAGATCGGGAACTACAACCGGGCGAATTCATCCGCTGGATCGAGCAACCCATCCCTCGTTTCTTCACACTGGAATCCATTGGAGCGGTTTTATTTGGGATTCCCTGGACTGCCTTTGCCTTGTTTTGGATGTGGGGTGCAGCCGGATTTAAGCTTCCCAATTTAAGCCATGGTTTGCAGTTTCAACACATCTTCGCACTTTTTGGAGTTCCTTTTGTTTTAATTGGGTTAGGCATGTTATCCAGTCCTTTATGGGTCTGGCAACAAGCCAAACAAACTGTTTATCTGATTACTGATAACCGAGCTATTCTCCTTACCGGAGGCGGGTCAACCACGATCAGAAGTTACACCCCCGAGCAATTGGGAAACCTATTCCGCAAAGAACGATCGGATGGGACCGGAGATGTGATTTTTGCAGTGCGGGAGTGGAAGGATAGTGATGGCGATCGCCGCACTGAAGACATCGGTTTTAAGGGCATTCGGAATCCTAAGAACGTGGAAGCATTATTAAAACAACTGGCTCAGAAGAGTCAATAATTCAGGCAAATCTATATGACGGATCCCACCCATGGCCGCCTGGTTTGGAATCACTCCACCCATCTTCCCGGCCTGATTAAAATTTTAGAGAAATTAACCCGTCAACCGGGCATTCAAACCATTACTCCGGCGGTGATTGGCAAAACTCGTTCCAACGCACCCAATTTCCAATTGAAGGTTTCCACCCCAATTCTGGGTGGATTTAAGTTAATTGGCCGCAAAGGGAAAATGTTTCAAGAAGTTTTTGTGATTACCAGTTTGGAGCGGGAAGACCTGGAAGCCGCGATCGACCAGGTGATGCCGTAGGGACGAGATTAATCCCGTCCCTACGGCATTCACCTCCCTCCGAAGCAGATTTTCAAGGTATTTCATCCCCCAACCTAAGATGTTTGGGCCAGGAATAATTCCCCAATCCCCTTTTCAGCCATATCCAGCAATTGATTCAGCTGCGATCGGGTAAAGCTGCCTTCTTCAGCCGTGCCCTGAACTTCAATCAGATGCAAGCTACTTGTCATCACCACATTGAAATCAACGGTTGCGGCCACATCCTCCGGATAGTTCAAATCCAGGAAGGGTTCGTCATTGATTAGCCCCACGGACACGGCAGCCACCTGGTGGCGGATCGGTGATTGCTTTAGATCCCCTGCTTGGAGCAGACGATCGATCGCATCCTGCAGGGCCACAAATCCGCCCGTAATCGCTGTTGTTCGAGTACCCGCATCCGCCTGCAGCACATCTGCATCCACGATCAGGGTCCGTTCTCCCAGGAGCTTCATATCCAGAGCCGCCCTCAGGCTGCGCCCGATCAGGCGCTGAATTTCCTGGGTCCGTCCGGAAATTTTCAGGGTTTCCCGCTCCTGCCGTTGGGGTGTGGCCCCCGGCAACATACGGTATTCAGCAGTCAACCAGCCCTGCCCGGAGCCTTCCAGAAATCTGGGCACCCCTGGCTGCACCGTGACATTGCAGAGGACCTGAGTCTCCCCACAATGGGCCAGCACCGAGCCCGTTGCAAACCGGGTAAAGTCATGTTCGAAGCGGACGGGACGAAGTTGATCCGATCGACGGCCATCCGGTCGTTGCCAGGTCATCATCAGTTCTCTGCCTAAAGTCCTTGTCTAATATCCTGCTGTACTGCTTCTGGAGATTGATCTCCGTTAATTCGCAACAGGCGATTGCGCCGCTCATAATACTCCAGAATGGGTACCGTGCGGCTATGAAATAACTCAATGCGCCGTTGTACGGCTTCAGGCGTATCGTCCAGGCGAGACTGGGAAGTAGACCGCTGGAGCAAAACCGGATCAGGCACATCCAGGAAAATTGCCCAATTGAGCCGCTGGCCCAGGTCATCCAGTAGGAAATCCAGTTCCTCGGCCTGAAAAGCCG
The nucleotide sequence above comes from Leptolyngbya sp. 'hensonii'. Encoded proteins:
- the bchB gene encoding ferredoxin:protochlorophyllide reductase (ATP-dependent) subunit B, translating into MKLAYWMYAGPAHIGTLRIASSFKNVHAIMHAPLGDDYFNVMRSMLERERDFTPVTASVVDRHVLARGSQEKVVDNITRKDAEEHPDLIVLTPTCTSSILQEDLQNFVDRAQVESKGDVMLADVNHYRVNELQAADRTLQQIVQYYIEKARKKGDLPQGKTEKPSVNIIGISTLGFHNHHDCTELKRLMADLGIEVNQVIPEGASVHNLKTMPQAWFNLVPYREIGLMAAQYLETQFGTPYIDITPMGVVETARCIRKIQQVINAQGAAVDYEDYINEQTLYVSQAAWFSRSIDCQNLTGKKAVVFGDSTHSAAMTKILSREMGIHVVWAGTYCKYDADWFREQVGEYCDEVIVTDDHGLIGDAIARVEPSAIFGTQMERHVGKRLDIPCGVIAAPVHIQNFPIGYKPFLGYEGTNQIADLVYNSFTLGMEDHLLEIFGGHDTKEVIHKGISADSDLSWTKEAQAELNKIPGFVRGKVKRNTEKFARERDLSQITIEVMYAAKESVGA
- a CDS encoding adenylate kinase; translation: MRLVILGGPGSGRGTQARQVCDYLGIVPISTGDVLRQAITDQTELGQQLQSCVEKGELVPDEIMIQFMRQRLAQPDVATGWLMDGYPRTAFQAEELDFLLDDLGQRLNWAIFLDVPDPVLLQRSTSQSRLDDTPEAVQRRIELFHSRTVPILEYYERRNRLLRINGDQSPEAVQQDIRQGL
- a CDS encoding DUF2103 domain-containing protein, which produces MTDPTHGRLVWNHSTHLPGLIKILEKLTRQPGIQTITPAVIGKTRSNAPNFQLKVSTPILGGFKLIGRKGKMFQEVFVITSLEREDLEAAIDQVMP
- the rph gene encoding ribonuclease PH; translation: MTWQRPDGRRSDQLRPVRFEHDFTRFATGSVLAHCGETQVLCNVTVQPGVPRFLEGSGQGWLTAEYRMLPGATPQRQERETLKISGRTQEIQRLIGRSLRAALDMKLLGERTLIVDADVLQADAGTRTTAITGGFVALQDAIDRLLQAGDLKQSPIRHQVAAVSVGLINDEPFLDLNYPEDVAATVDFNVVMTSSLHLIEVQGTAEEGSFTRSQLNQLLDMAEKGIGELFLAQTS
- a CDS encoding PEP-CTERM sorting domain-containing protein, which codes for MTSSFKKFTVALVGAAAVSLAGTLTEVVQAATVTYNFKAEATTGINAGQSYLGSFSFDDAQLTGTGSELASLSKLTFTFAGKTFDETFDSLAGVGFEEGQFAGLNYQADDAAVSGLQASIFGPDFFYAISSASGNTPDPTPDSGIGNVTYEKVPEPGTVLGLSALGLGLLLNRSRSKRSA